The following proteins come from a genomic window of Ammospiza nelsoni isolate bAmmNel1 chromosome 6, bAmmNel1.pri, whole genome shotgun sequence:
- the KCNA4 gene encoding potassium voltage-gated channel subfamily A member 4 produces MEVAMVSADSSGCNTHMPYGYAAQARARERERLAQSRAAAAAAVAAATAAVEGGAAGGGGPYHHYHQEQARGASSSRSGSLPRRQSGKRRKKGKKRSHHLGSRECGASFPCSELLPLSGSEERILKDLSEEEEEDEDEDEDDEEEGKLYYSDDYGEDEFSYSDQPPDDGGGPGGYCSVRYSEYECCERVVINVSGLRFETQLKTLAQFPETLLGDPAKRGRYFDPLRNEYFFDRNRPSFDAILYYYQSGGRLKRPVNVPFDIFSEEVKFYQLGEEAMLKFREDEGFVKEEEEKVLPENEFKRQVWLLFEYPESSSPARGIAIVSVLVILISIVIFCLETLPEFRDDKEFVMSLSLGKGLSNESLRLDAGEHTIFNDPFFIVETVCIIWFSFEFTVRCFACPSKAHFFKNVMNIIDIVSILPYFITLGTDLAQEQGSQQAMSFAILRIIRLVRVFRIFKLSRHSKGLQILGHTLRASMRELGLLIFFLFIGVILFSSAVYFAEADEPATHFQSIPDAFWWAVVTMTTVGYGDMKPITVGGKIVGSLCAIAGVLTIALPVPVIVSNFNYFYHRETENEEHTQMMQNAVSCPYLPTNLLKKFRSASSSSTEDKSEYLEMEEGVKESLCVKETKSQDTGNSSESEKKNCVNSNSVETDV; encoded by the coding sequence ATGGAGGTGGCCATGGTGAGCGCCGACAGCTCCGGCTGCAACACCCACATGCCCTACGGCTACGCGGCCCAGGCGCGGGCCCGCGAGCGGGAGCGCCTGGCCCAGtcccgggcggcggcggcggcggccgtgGCGGCGGCCACGGCGGCGGTGGAAGGTGGGGCGGCGGGCGGAGGGGGGCCCTACCACCACTACCACCAGGAGCAGGCCCGCGGGGCCTCCTCCTCGCGCTCAGGCAGCCTGCCCCGCCGGCAGAGCGgcaagaggaggaagaagggcaAGAAGAGGAGCCACcacctgggcagcagggagtgTGGggcctccttcccctgctccgAGCTGCTGCCGCTCAGTGGTTCCGAGGAGAGGATACTGAAGGACTTgagcgaggaggaggaggaggacgaagACGAGGATGAAGACGACgaggaggaagggaagctcTACTACAGCGATGACTATGGGGAGGATGAGTTTTCCTACTCGGACCAGCCGCCCGATGACGGGGGAGGCCCCGGGGGTTACTGCTCTGTGCGCTACAGCGAGTACGAGTGCTGCGAGCGCGTGGTGATCAACGTGTCGGGGCTGCGCTTCGAGACCCAGCTGAAGACCTTGGCTCAGTTCCCGGAGACGCTGCTGGGGGACCCAGCCAAGAGGGGCAGGTACTTTGATCCTCTCAGGAACGAGTACTTCTTCGACAGGAACCGGCCCAGCTTTGACGCCATCCTGTACTACTACCAGAGCGGTGGCCGGCTGAAGAGGCCAGTCAATGTGCCCTTTGACATCTTCTCTGAGGAGGTAAAGTTCTACCAGCTTGGGGAGGAGGCCATGCTCAAGTTCAGGGAGGATGAAGGTTTTGtcaaagaggaagaggaaaaggttTTGCCGGAGAATGAGTTTAAGAGGCAGGTGTGGCTGCTGTTTGAGTACCCGGAAAGCTCCAGTCCAGCCAGAGGCATCGCCATTGTCTCTGTCTTGGTCATTTTGATCTCCATTGTCATCTTTTGTCTGGAGACTTTACCAGAGTTCAGAGATGACAAGGAATTCGTCATGTCCCTGAGCTTAGGGAAGGGGCTTTCCAACGAGTCTCTCCGCCTGGACGCCGGGGAGCACACCATCTTCAATGACCCTTTTTTCATTGTAGAGACCGTGTGCATCATCTGGTTCTCCTTCGAGTTTACAGTGCGCTGCTTTGCGTGTCCCAGCAAAGCACACTTCTTCAAGAACGTCATGAACATCATAGACATTGTGTCCATCTTGCCTTACTTCATCACCCTGGGCACGGACCTGGcgcaggagcagggcagccagcaggcCATGTCCTTTGCCATCCTGAGGATCATCCGTCTGGTCAGGGTGTTTCGCATCTTCAAGCTCTCCAGGCACTCCAAGGGTTTGCAGATCCTGGGTCACACGCTCAGGGCCAGCATGAGGGAACTTGGCCTCctcatcttcttcctttttatcGGAgtcattttgttttccagtgctGTTTACTTTGCAGAAGCTGACGAGCCTGCCACCCATTTTCAAAGCATCCCAGATGCCTTTTGGTGGGCCGTAGTGACCATGACTACGGTCGGTTATGGGGACATGAAACCCATAACCGTGGGTGGGAAGATAGTCgggtccctgtgtgccattGCAGGAGTGTTAACCATTGCTTTACCAGTGCCAGTGATTGTCTCCAATTTTAACTATTTCTACCACAGAGAAACTGAGAACGAAGAGCACACGCAGATGATGCAAAATGCTGTCAGTTGCCCTTACCTCCCTACAAATTTACTGAAGAAATTTAGGAGCGCATCATCTTCGTCCACAGAGGATAAATCAGAGTATTTGGAGATGGAAGAAGGAGTTAAAGAATCTCTTTGTGTAAAGGAGACTAAAAGTCAGGACACGGGGAATAGCAGTGagtcagagaagaaaaactgtGTAAATTCAAATTCTGTGGAAACTGATGTGTAG